A window of the Pseudomonas gozinkensis genome harbors these coding sequences:
- a CDS encoding phage tail protein: protein MKQQMALGSFIFGLSRDFAYSTLSRKSEGGWTELQILNSKPRSHQTGQKPETLTISGTSMYAVAMDRLDELRALQALRAPLPLIDGIGRNWGLWRINSIDENQSEVIDDGTAMVIKWVIGLSEFNNA from the coding sequence ATGAAACAACAAATGGCACTGGGCAGTTTCATCTTCGGTCTGTCCCGGGATTTTGCGTACAGCACGCTGTCGCGAAAATCCGAGGGTGGCTGGACCGAGTTGCAGATCCTCAACAGCAAACCCAGATCCCATCAGACGGGGCAGAAGCCTGAAACCCTGACCATCTCCGGCACCTCGATGTACGCCGTGGCGATGGATCGGCTCGATGAGCTGCGTGCGCTGCAAGCGTTGAGAGCGCCGCTGCCGTTGATTGACGGTATTGGCCGCAACTGGGGTTTGTGGCGGATCAACAGCATCGACGAAAACCAGAGCGAGGTCATCGATGACGGCACCGCGATGGTGATCAAGTGGGTCATCGGATTGTCGGAG
- a CDS encoding phage tail tape measure protein, with protein sequence MAESKFALTYANESGNAAAGLKLPDGLGKPLQDLNLTMALASADIRLLTQEQIKLRELLVSQQSLFKVVTAPPAANSETKSKLKAEIEQRPPPKRLQSAMANETALVELNQVLHLSTKSLQALSEKNLEIASDKRVAPSGATGADLLQVQLAGLRSGISDGLKGEQKTEALRDFSRDAAINASAFKIDVKAAGEMLSGWRTALKLDRVQSQDLADATNYLGNSGLNVKAADIGSVVQSAGEGAKAAGMTPEQVAGLAAAFLNSGANKTDAAAALKGFTTVLGKGESASPAQRSAWAEMGLNPESLARGMSDDAPQTIKLVLEQLKKQPEEKQASLTKTLFGNNDAILELLKKPEDVQTAFKLVSDKSVYATSRRGEDAGSAAETAATYGNTSQGRWNALDASLNRLSTAVGNALAPVTDGIAIGLTAVVNGLGAAAETFPFVTAALTLLGVAATPFVAGALKTGVSAVLDAVSTRLLRLAAARLPSDIGDMITGDDDNGGGRKKKRSSRKSGRGKQAKASAKSAQPSKPAVRQSLGNRLRGAAMKVMPSIKRAAARVLPAVRSAGAKVMPAVRSFGAKVMPMLSRMAPLAGKVAVPLMVAHAAYTGLKGVREGDEKAVGSAKGELAGTAIGALVGSFILPGFGTAIGSIAGGYFGSLVGEALADPPADKLAAPGDVAKNLVNAPTQSQNQQVTFSPLIQVTCPAPDTAEQIRSIIGQQLSGQFHGQFLPLLTNNPLATRRDAALTDGVAR encoded by the coding sequence ATGGCAGAGAGCAAATTTGCGCTCACATACGCCAATGAGAGTGGCAACGCAGCAGCCGGGTTAAAGCTGCCCGATGGCCTTGGCAAACCACTGCAGGACTTGAACCTGACAATGGCGCTGGCGAGCGCGGATATCCGCTTGCTGACCCAGGAGCAGATCAAGCTGCGGGAGCTGCTGGTCAGCCAGCAGTCGTTGTTCAAGGTCGTCACGGCGCCGCCCGCCGCCAATAGTGAGACGAAGTCGAAACTCAAGGCGGAAATCGAGCAGCGTCCGCCACCGAAAAGACTGCAATCAGCCATGGCCAACGAGACGGCGCTGGTTGAATTGAATCAGGTGCTGCACCTGAGCACGAAATCGCTTCAGGCTCTTTCGGAAAAGAACCTGGAAATCGCCAGTGATAAACGGGTTGCCCCCAGCGGGGCTACCGGCGCGGATCTGTTGCAAGTGCAACTCGCCGGGCTGCGGTCCGGCATAAGTGATGGTCTGAAGGGCGAGCAGAAAACCGAGGCGTTACGGGATTTCTCTCGTGATGCTGCCATCAATGCCTCGGCCTTCAAGATCGATGTCAAGGCTGCTGGCGAAATGTTGTCGGGCTGGCGCACCGCTCTGAAGCTTGATCGGGTGCAGAGCCAGGATCTGGCAGACGCGACCAATTACCTTGGCAACAGCGGCTTGAACGTCAAAGCTGCTGACATCGGCTCCGTCGTTCAAAGCGCCGGTGAGGGCGCCAAAGCTGCAGGGATGACACCCGAGCAAGTGGCTGGACTGGCGGCGGCGTTCCTCAACAGCGGCGCTAACAAGACAGATGCCGCAGCGGCGCTGAAGGGATTCACGACGGTTCTGGGCAAGGGAGAGTCGGCGTCACCGGCGCAGCGCTCGGCCTGGGCCGAAATGGGTCTGAACCCCGAGTCGCTGGCGCGTGGGATGAGTGACGATGCACCCCAAACGATCAAGCTGGTTCTGGAGCAGCTCAAGAAACAACCGGAAGAGAAACAGGCTTCGCTGACCAAAACGCTGTTTGGCAACAATGATGCAATCCTTGAGTTGTTGAAGAAGCCTGAGGATGTTCAAACGGCGTTCAAGCTGGTTTCTGACAAGTCCGTGTATGCAACATCCAGACGCGGTGAGGATGCAGGCTCGGCGGCAGAAACCGCTGCGACTTATGGCAATACATCCCAAGGGCGCTGGAATGCGCTGGATGCGAGTCTCAACCGGCTGTCCACGGCAGTCGGCAATGCATTGGCCCCGGTGACAGACGGCATTGCCATCGGGCTTACTGCGGTGGTCAATGGACTGGGCGCAGCGGCCGAAACCTTCCCCTTCGTCACCGCTGCACTGACACTGCTTGGGGTGGCTGCCACGCCGTTCGTGGCGGGCGCGCTGAAAACCGGTGTGTCTGCAGTACTTGATGCGGTCTCCACGAGACTTCTGCGCCTGGCCGCAGCTCGGTTACCGTCCGACATCGGCGATATGATCACCGGTGACGATGACAACGGTGGCGGTCGTAAAAAGAAACGATCGTCTCGCAAGTCGGGTCGGGGCAAACAGGCCAAAGCCTCTGCGAAAAGTGCTCAGCCTAGCAAGCCCGCGGTTCGTCAAAGCCTGGGCAATCGCCTGCGCGGTGCAGCGATGAAGGTCATGCCTTCGATCAAGCGTGCGGCTGCCAGGGTCTTGCCTGCGGTGCGGAGTGCCGGAGCCAAGGTCATGCCTGCGGTGCGGAGCTTCGGAGCCAAGGTCATGCCGATGCTGTCCCGGATGGCACCTTTGGCGGGTAAGGTCGCTGTCCCGTTGATGGTGGCGCACGCCGCTTACACAGGTCTCAAAGGCGTGCGAGAAGGTGATGAGAAAGCGGTGGGAAGCGCAAAGGGTGAGCTGGCGGGGACAGCCATTGGCGCTCTGGTCGGCTCGTTTATTCTTCCGGGTTTCGGTACTGCCATCGGGAGTATCGCGGGTGGATATTTCGGCTCATTGGTGGGAGAAGCACTCGCAGACCCGCCCGCCGACAAACTCGCTGCGCCGGGAGATGTCGCTAAAAACCTGGTCAACGCGCCCACCCAAAGTCAAAACCAGCAAGTCACCTTCTCCCCACTGATCCAGGTCACCTGTCCGGCACCGGATACTGCCGAGCAGATTCGCTCGATCATCGGGCAACAACTGAGCGGACAATTCCACGGCCAGTTCCTGCCGCTGTTGACCAACAACCCGCTCGCCACCCGCCGTGATGCAGCCCTGACCGATGGAGTCGCCCGATGA